A stretch of DNA from Rheinheimera sp. MMS21-TC3:
CGATTTTCACTGTATTATTACTTTGTTTTTGGTAGCTTTTTAGCACTTTTATTATGGCTGCCACAATATTATATGCAGGCCTATGAATTAACGGCGCAGCAAGCCATGGCCTTTACTTTATTTTTTGTTGCCAGTTCATCTATTATGCGTGCGGTTGGCGGCTGGTTTGCCGATAGATATGGTGGTAGAGCGGTAAACTGGACTGTATTTTGGGTCTGTATTGTCTGCTTATTCTTTTTAAGCTATCCACCTACTACCATGCTTATTCATGGTATAGAAAAAGACGTTACTATAAAAATCTCAGTTAACCTGTGGTGGTTTACTGCTTTAATTTTTGTTATTGGCGTTGCCCAAGGTTTTGGCCGAGCTAGTGTTTATAAAGTGCTTTATGATTATTACCCAACCCAAATGGGCGCAGCGGGGGGCTTTGTTGCCGCTATTGGTGCTTTGGGCGGTTGTACCTTGCCAATTTTATTTGGTGTAGCTCAAGATGTACTAGGCATTGTTACTGGCTGCTTTATGATTTTATATGGTGTGCTTGCACTGTGTATGGTGACAATGTTTTTTGCAAACCAAGCAGCACAATTTCAGCAGCGACTACAATTAGCGCGTGAAAATAACTTTTTACAGGATGAATAAAAATGCAAATTAGTGATCTGGCTACAGAGCAAAAACTGACGCCGTTACTACGGCAAGCATTTAGACCCATGTTTTTATTAGGTGGGGCTTTTAGCGTTATTGCTATGTTGCTGTGGGGGCTTGTCTTAGCGGGTCATATTCACCTAGCCCCCTTTGCTGATGTGTTATTTTGGCATAAACACGAAATGATCTTTGGCTTTGTTGTAGCTATTATTATTGGTTTTTTATTAACCGCAGTGCAAAACTGGACTGGCCTGCGCGCCCCTCATGGCAAAACCTTATTGTTTATTACCTTATTATGGTTAGCCGGCCGCTTAGTCTTATTATTTGGCCAGTCTTTACCCTTAGTATTAGTCGCAGCTATTGATCTTAGTTTTTTACCTGTTTGTGCTTTTTTATTAGCCAAACCGCTTATTCAAACCGGCCAACAGCGCAATTTGTTTTTTATTCCTGTGTTAGCGCTACTGACTATATGTAACTTATTAATGTACATAGGTGTTGCTTATCATCGCTATGATTTACAGCAGCTGGGCAGTCAAAATGCGGTTTGGTTAGTCACTTTATTAATGACCATAGTCGGTGGCAGAGTATTGCCTATGTTTACTGCTAACGGCACTCAAACTAAAAAAGCCGAGCCTATAGTCTGGTTAGATCGTATTGCTTTAGGCTCACTTTGGTTAATATTTATCGTCCACTTTTTTACCTTAACAAGTTATATTCCTACTTATGCTATGAGTGCCTTATTTGCTGTTAGCGCCTTAGCCATTGCTATTCGCTGCGCGCGCTGGAAAATATGGATCACCGCTAAAGTGCCTTTATTATGGTCATTGCATATTGCCTATTGGTTTATTCCAATCGGCTTAGCCTTATATAGCGCCCGTTACGCCGGTTTGCCCATTACTAATAGTGTTGCTTTACATGCTTTAACTGCTGGGGCTATGGGCTCTATGATCTTAAGTATGATGGCACGCGTTTCTTTAGGTCATAGTGGCCGAGTATTAAAACCCAAAGCCATAATGTCCGTTGCCTTTATTTTAGTTATTGCTGCGGCAGTCAGTAGAACACTGCTGATCTCAATTTGGCCGCTTGAAACAACACATTGGTTAATGTTGGGTGTGGCTGCTTGGTGTGTCGCTTATTTGCTCTATGTTATTGTCTACTTCCCAGTATTAACTACCCCGCGTCCAGATGGTCGCCCAGGTTAATAAGGCATTTTGCTACAATACAACTCCAAGCCGATTTACTCTTTAGGGGTAGATCGGCGCTTGCCTAACTGTAGTTTGATATATATCAAATCGATATTTTAATTGCGCTCTAGACTTAAGGTTACAACTTACTTTGTTGTAACCTTATAGGAGCCAAGCCAATGACCACAAATTATAAAGATAAACCTTTAGTTTACGCCTGCTCAGGCTGTTCTAATGTTGCGCAACTAGCCAATGATTTAGCCGTAGTGCTAGACAGAGAAGGTTCTGCCCAAATGTCTTGCATTGCTGGTGTTGGCGGTAAAGTGAAGCAGTTGGTTAAAGTGGCTAAATCTGGCCGGCCTATTTTAGCCGTAGATGGTTGTGCGCTTAATTGTGTAAAGCAAACCTTAGCCACTGTTGATGTGGTACCCACTTGGCATTTAGAGTTAACGTCACTTGGCTATAAAAAACGCGAACATGAAAGCTGCAACCTAAACGATGCTTATAAATTAATGCAGCTGGTACGTACCAAACACTTAGGGCTAGCGACAAGCGATTAACACCCCATGACCAGCCTTAAAGCAAAGAGCAGACCAAGCAATGCGGATCTTTAGTTAAAGTAAACTGCTGCCATTGGCTATACATAGCATCAAATAACTGCAGTTTACCAAATAAAGGCTGGCCCACTTTGGCTAAAATTTTCACCGCTTCAAGCGCTTGCATAGTGCCGACAATGCCAACTACAGGCGATAAAATGCCGGCTTCCATGCAACTTAATTGCTGCTCGCCAAATAGCTGGCTTAAACAATGGTAACAGGCTTGATCGCCCTGCATGCTAAAGCTGGCCACTTGACCTTCAAAACGAATAGCCGCACCAGATACCAAGGGCACCTTTGCCTTAACGCAGCCAGCATTAATGGCGTTACGAGTACTTAAGTTATCGGTGCAATCTAATACTAATGAATACTGCGGGATCAGTTGGGCTAAATCTTCTGCCGTTAAACGCTGCGTCAGAGTATCAATTTGTATTTCACTATTTAACTGTCTCAGCTGGGTTGCTGCTTGCTGTACTTTAGCTAAACCAATATCCGTTTCACGATACAAAATTTGCCGCTGTAAATTGCTGCTATCAATACTGTCATCATCCACCAAAGTAATAGCACCAACGCCGCTAGCAACTAAGTAAGGGGCCGCCGCACAGCCTAAGCCACCCATGCCGATAACCAGTACTTTGCTGGCTAATAAAGCTTCTTGACCGCGAAAGTCCATGGCCGGCAGCATAAGATGACGACTATAGCGCATAGCTTGTTCAGGGGTTATTTGCTTTAGTTCTTTTTTGTTAAGAGGCGTTGTCATTGTTTTTCTCTGCCAGTTGCTCAGGTATCTGCTCTGGTCGCAGCCAGATCCAAATAGCGACGGTTAACATAATTAAAGGTACAGCTATTTTTACCCAGAAAATAGCCGCTGAAAATTGTAATACAATGCCACTTATAGACATCATACCTATAGATAAGTATTTAGCTTTTCTGGGCACTATACCGTATTGACGCCACTTTATTATGGCAGGCCCAAGATGAGGCTGAGCTAATAACCAGCGCTCTAATGCCGGCCAGCCTTTACCGCCCGCCCAAGCACTGACTAATATAAATGGCACTGTAGGCATCACCGGCAATACCATACCTATTAGGCCTAATAATAAGCTGATAATGGCCAAAAAACGCCAAAACAGCACTCCCATAAAGCGCAACATTATTTCATTCCTAAACGTTGGGCTAACTTATGCAGATTACTGGCATCTATTTCTAGCTGCCGTGCTGCCTGTGACCAACTACCTGCAGAGTTAACTAAGGCTTGCTCTATCATCTGGCGTTGTAATTGATTAACTGCTTGCTTTAATGACACACCTGCCACGACTTGTTTATGAATTAACTCATGTTCACCCATTAACGCTGAGCTGGCTTCTATATCTAATAACTCAGAAGCAATAGTGACAATATCATTACGTGAAGCACCATGACTTAGCGCTTTAATTGCAGCGCGGCTAATAACATGCTCTAGCTCGCGCACATTACCCGGCCAGTTATAACTTAATAATGCTAGCTCAGCTTGTGGCTCTAAACGTAAAGCACGCAAGCCTAAGCGACGACTATTTAACTCTAAAAAGTGTCCTGCGAGTAAAGGTATATCGTCTCTGCGTTCTCTTAATGGCGGTATAGGTAACGGATAAACCGACAACCTATGATATAAATCAGCTCTGAATTCACCGCTTTTTACTTGCTGCTTTAAATCTCGATTGGTTGCGGCAACTAAGCGTACATTGACGGTTCTTGATTCATCTGAGCCTAAACGTTGAATTTCACCGTTTTGTAATACTCGCAATAATTTAGCTTGCACAGCTAAGGGTAACTCCCCTACTTCATCTAAAAATAAGGTGCCGCCATCGGCAGCTTCAAAGCGGCCAGCACGTTCGCTATTGGCACCTGAAAAAGCCCCTTTAGTGTGGCCAAATAACTCGCTTTCTGCCAAGCTTTCCGGTAAAGCCGCACAATTTAAATATATTAACGGCTTATTCGCTCGGTTAGAGCTACGATGTAACTGCCTAGCAAATAGCTCTTTACCTACCCCAGTTTCACCTAATAATAAAACCGGCAAGTCTGAATTTGCGACTATTGCTAACTCTTGCAGTACTTGCTGTAGCGGCTTACTTTGGCCAATGAGTTCATATTGCTGATCATTGGCTGTGAATACTGGCTCATTTGCCTGATGCGTTGTTCGCAGCGCTCTATTGGCTTGCTCTAACTCAGTTAACCTAACCGCCGCCTCAACATATAAGCTATAACGCTGTAACTCTATAACCGTATCCTGATTAAAGCTATTGCCGTCTAGCGCATCTAGGGTTAATACTCCCCAGCAGCGGCCTTCAATAAATAAAGAGGTGCCCATGCAATCATGTACTGGTAAGGCTTTACCGGGTTGATCGGCTAATAAACCATCATAAGGATCGGGCAGCTCTGAACTGGGATCAAACCTCACTGGATTACGACTAGCTAAAATAGCAGCTAATCGCGGGTGCTTGCCCACTAAAAATCGCCGACCATGGGCTTCGCGCACTAGCCCATGCAAGGCCACGGGTTTTAAAATTTCATGCTCTAACTTTAATAAACCCACAGCACCGCAATGAAAATGACTTCGTAAGGTGCTAACTAAACGCTGCAAACGCACCGCAGCCGGTAAGTCTGTTACTAAATCAGCAATAAGGCTTTGCTCTAGCATGGTAATTATTACCCTTTTATGGTTATTTAAACCTAGCTCAATATGGGTTCAATATACCATAGCGTTAAATAAAACCATATAAATCAATGGTGGTAGTTTTGGCCTAACTCTTGCTCTATACAGCTATATAACAAGTTTTATTTATTACTTAGCTAGGAGTCAGTATGTCATTATTAGATCAATCTTTGGGTAGCATTGCCACATCTGTTGCTGGAGCAACGGCCGTATTTCATCAATTCAAATTAGACTTTTGTTGTGGTGGCCAACTAAGTTTACGTGAAGCCTTAGCTAAACGTGAACTAAACGAACACGATGTTGTTACAGCATTAACTGCCTTACAACAACAAACAACTGATCATGTAAACTGGAAAGAAAAACCAGTTAAAGAGTTAATTGAACATGTAGTTACACGCTTTCACGAACGTCATAGACAGCAGCTACCTGAGTTAACCCGTTTAGCCCGTCGGGTTGAGCATGTTCACGGTATGGACCCTAATTGCCCTAACGGTTTAACCGAACATTTAGAGCAAATGTATCAAGAACTAGAAAGCCATATGATGAAAGAAGAGCAAATCTTATTTCCTATGCTAGCAGGTGGTATTTATCCATCAGGCCCAATTAGCGTAATGGAAGAAGAGCATATTCAGCATGGTGATGCGCTAGAAATTTTATGCAAACTCACTAATGATATTACTTTACCAGCGGGTGCGTGTAACACTTGGACCGCGCTGTATATTGGCCTTGAAGAATTAAGACAAGATTTAATGCAGCATATTTTATTAGAAAATGAAATTTTGTTTGTGCAACCTAAAGCCAAAGCCCATGGCGAAGGCGGTGTTTGCTGTGGTGGTTGCCAATAAGCTGCAGTGCACTAAACACTAAACACTAAACACTAAACACTAAACACTAAACACTAAAAAAGCCTGCTAATTTTTAGCAGGCTTTTTTGTTAGTGCTAGTTGTTAATGCAAAAGCTGCAGCTTAGCTAACTCGCTATACAGCGGGCTTTGCTCTATTAGTTGATGATGGGTACCACTGGCAATAATACGGCCGTTATCTAATAAAATAATCCGATCAGCATTAACCACTGTTGCCAAACGGTGAGCAATAATTAAGCTGGTTTTATTTTGCATTAAGTGCTCTAGCGCCAACTGAACTTGCTGCTCGCTTAAGGCATCTAAGGCACTGGTGGCTTCATCTAGCAATAATACTGGCCGGTCGGCTAAAATAGCTCTAGCAATAGCAATTCGCTGCCTTTGCCCACCAGATAACTTAACCCCGCGCTCGCCTAATTGGGTTTGATAACCTGCACTTAATTCGTTAATAAAGCCATCGGCACGGGCGGCAATACAAGCTTGCACCACTTCTTGCTCAGTCGCTTCTGGTCGACCATAACGCACATTTTCTAACACATTGTCAGCAAATATAACGGCATCTTGTGGCACTAAGGCAAATTGCTGGCGTAGTTGC
This window harbors:
- a CDS encoding MFS transporter codes for the protein MQVKRVNANKALIIATLAFAGCFSIWTLYAVMGLNLQQQLKLTATQYGVLLAAPILSGALLRIPVGLLADRYNSRKLWIALMLLVLPPLLLLPYINNFQGYLWLGLWFGVSGASFSIGTRYVSDWFSTAQQGRALGIFGVGNVGVAINFVLIPLILHFLDWRWIGPIYALGLSLLIILLAMAPNVQQSASTKQKPMSLRKLSAQSRLWRFSLYYYFVFGSFLALLLWLPQYYMQAYELTAQQAMAFTLFFVASSSIMRAVGGWFADRYGGRAVNWTVFWVCIVCLFFLSYPPTTMLIHGIEKDVTIKISVNLWWFTALIFVIGVAQGFGRASVYKVLYDYYPTQMGAAGGFVAAIGALGGCTLPILFGVAQDVLGIVTGCFMILYGVLALCMVTMFFANQAAQFQQRLQLARENNFLQDE
- a CDS encoding NnrS family protein — translated: MQISDLATEQKLTPLLRQAFRPMFLLGGAFSVIAMLLWGLVLAGHIHLAPFADVLFWHKHEMIFGFVVAIIIGFLLTAVQNWTGLRAPHGKTLLFITLLWLAGRLVLLFGQSLPLVLVAAIDLSFLPVCAFLLAKPLIQTGQQRNLFFIPVLALLTICNLLMYIGVAYHRYDLQQLGSQNAVWLVTLLMTIVGGRVLPMFTANGTQTKKAEPIVWLDRIALGSLWLIFIVHFFTLTSYIPTYAMSALFAVSALAIAIRCARWKIWITAKVPLLWSLHIAYWFIPIGLALYSARYAGLPITNSVALHALTAGAMGSMILSMMARVSLGHSGRVLKPKAIMSVAFILVIAAAVSRTLLISIWPLETTHWLMLGVAAWCVAYLLYVIVYFPVLTTPRPDGRPG
- a CDS encoding putative zinc-binding protein is translated as MTTNYKDKPLVYACSGCSNVAQLANDLAVVLDREGSAQMSCIAGVGGKVKQLVKVAKSGRPILAVDGCALNCVKQTLATVDVVPTWHLELTSLGYKKREHESCNLNDAYKLMQLVRTKHLGLATSD
- the moeB gene encoding molybdopterin-synthase adenylyltransferase MoeB, yielding MTTPLNKKELKQITPEQAMRYSRHLMLPAMDFRGQEALLASKVLVIGMGGLGCAAAPYLVASGVGAITLVDDDSIDSSNLQRQILYRETDIGLAKVQQAATQLRQLNSEIQIDTLTQRLTAEDLAQLIPQYSLVLDCTDNLSTRNAINAGCVKAKVPLVSGAAIRFEGQVASFSMQGDQACYHCLSQLFGEQQLSCMEAGILSPVVGIVGTMQALEAVKILAKVGQPLFGKLQLFDAMYSQWQQFTLTKDPHCLVCSLL
- a CDS encoding YbaN family protein, which produces MLRFMGVLFWRFLAIISLLLGLIGMVLPVMPTVPFILVSAWAGGKGWPALERWLLAQPHLGPAIIKWRQYGIVPRKAKYLSIGMMSISGIVLQFSAAIFWVKIAVPLIMLTVAIWIWLRPEQIPEQLAEKNNDNAS
- the norR gene encoding nitric oxide reductase transcriptional regulator NorR, translated to MLEQSLIADLVTDLPAAVRLQRLVSTLRSHFHCGAVGLLKLEHEILKPVALHGLVREAHGRRFLVGKHPRLAAILASRNPVRFDPSSELPDPYDGLLADQPGKALPVHDCMGTSLFIEGRCWGVLTLDALDGNSFNQDTVIELQRYSLYVEAAVRLTELEQANRALRTTHQANEPVFTANDQQYELIGQSKPLQQVLQELAIVANSDLPVLLLGETGVGKELFARQLHRSSNRANKPLIYLNCAALPESLAESELFGHTKGAFSGANSERAGRFEAADGGTLFLDEVGELPLAVQAKLLRVLQNGEIQRLGSDESRTVNVRLVAATNRDLKQQVKSGEFRADLYHRLSVYPLPIPPLRERRDDIPLLAGHFLELNSRRLGLRALRLEPQAELALLSYNWPGNVRELEHVISRAAIKALSHGASRNDIVTIASELLDIEASSALMGEHELIHKQVVAGVSLKQAVNQLQRQMIEQALVNSAGSWSQAARQLEIDASNLHKLAQRLGMK
- the ytfE gene encoding iron-sulfur cluster repair protein YtfE, whose product is MSLLDQSLGSIATSVAGATAVFHQFKLDFCCGGQLSLREALAKRELNEHDVVTALTALQQQTTDHVNWKEKPVKELIEHVVTRFHERHRQQLPELTRLARRVEHVHGMDPNCPNGLTEHLEQMYQELESHMMKEEQILFPMLAGGIYPSGPISVMEEEHIQHGDALEILCKLTNDITLPAGACNTWTALYIGLEELRQDLMQHILLENEILFVQPKAKAHGEGGVCCGGCQ